A single region of the Chryseobacterium culicis genome encodes:
- a CDS encoding LTA synthase family protein yields the protein MKFLKGFRKQEVLALVYRIFLAYVFYQIARLLFWYFNKDLIKVDSVSEYIKLAFHGTAFDTTAILYVNALFILLSLLPLVINTKKVFQKILFWLYFITNGIAYAMNFGDFIYYKFSQARLTSAVFQVAEHESNVSKTLMISVGEHPFVLIWFVVLMILWVFLYKRVKIEEVKPLKLLPYFITSILTLCITAVLVVGGIRGDFKHSTRPINMVDATRFVTNPLQGNMVLNSTFSFFRTLNTNNFKEVHFVDEKYIEENVQPYKVYDRKVENRPNIVIFIVESFGREYSGTFNKDKNIKDYVSYTPFMDSLATQSLIFPNTFANGRQSIHGMSSVLAGIPSLTDAFTGSPYSNQKIQSIVSVCNDLGYDTSFYHGAPNGSMGFLGFGNILGFKHYFGKTEYNHDEDFDGMWAIWDEPFLQYFAKNVGKKQPFMTTVFTASSHHPFKIPEKYNGKFKKGKIEIHEPMQYTDYAIKKYFETAKKQPWYNNTIFVFTGDHTNQVYYPEYERAMNRYAVPLVFYSPNPEYQLKGVSQDIAQQADIYPTLADLIGYNKPIRSWGRSLVSDKKYPFIVVNSDGSTDQFMIGNYIYRFDGKEIIGVYNQSDLSLEKNLINEVKNPEVEAGKKTAKAWYQDYMDRVINRKLY from the coding sequence ATGAAATTTTTAAAAGGATTTAGAAAACAGGAAGTTCTGGCATTAGTTTACAGGATTTTTTTAGCCTATGTTTTTTATCAGATTGCCAGACTCTTATTCTGGTATTTTAATAAAGATCTGATTAAAGTTGATTCTGTTTCGGAATATATAAAGCTGGCTTTCCATGGTACTGCTTTTGATACCACCGCTATTCTGTATGTCAACGCACTATTTATACTCCTTAGTTTATTACCCTTAGTAATCAATACGAAGAAAGTTTTTCAGAAAATTCTTTTCTGGCTGTATTTCATTACCAACGGTATTGCTTACGCTATGAATTTCGGGGATTTTATTTACTATAAATTTTCTCAGGCAAGGCTTACTTCGGCAGTATTTCAAGTGGCCGAACATGAATCCAATGTATCTAAAACACTGATGATCTCTGTTGGAGAGCATCCTTTTGTGCTGATCTGGTTTGTTGTTTTGATGATCTTATGGGTTTTCCTTTACAAAAGAGTGAAAATAGAAGAGGTGAAACCTTTGAAATTGCTTCCTTACTTTATTACTTCCATTCTTACTTTGTGTATTACAGCTGTATTAGTGGTGGGAGGAATAAGAGGAGATTTTAAACACAGTACAAGACCTATTAATATGGTGGATGCTACCCGTTTTGTAACCAATCCTCTGCAGGGAAATATGGTTCTTAACAGTACATTTTCTTTTTTCAGGACCTTAAATACCAATAACTTTAAGGAAGTTCATTTCGTAGATGAAAAATATATTGAAGAAAATGTGCAGCCTTATAAAGTGTATGACAGAAAAGTAGAGAACCGTCCCAATATCGTTATTTTCATTGTAGAATCTTTCGGAAGAGAATATTCAGGAACTTTTAATAAAGATAAAAATATTAAAGATTACGTTTCTTACACTCCGTTCATGGATAGTTTAGCGACTCAGAGTCTTATTTTTCCCAATACTTTTGCGAACGGAAGACAGTCTATTCATGGAATGAGCAGTGTGTTGGCCGGAATTCCGAGCCTTACCGATGCATTTACGGGATCTCCGTATTCCAATCAGAAAATTCAGTCTATCGTTTCGGTGTGTAATGATCTTGGGTATGATACTTCTTTTTATCATGGAGCACCTAATGGATCTATGGGATTCCTTGGATTTGGAAATATTTTAGGATTTAAACATTATTTCGGAAAAACAGAATACAACCACGATGAAGATTTTGACGGAATGTGGGCGATATGGGATGAGCCATTCCTTCAGTATTTTGCTAAAAATGTAGGAAAAAAACAGCCTTTTATGACTACTGTATTTACGGCTTCATCACATCACCCTTTTAAGATCCCTGAAAAATATAACGGGAAATTTAAAAAAGGGAAAATTGAAATTCATGAGCCGATGCAGTATACAGACTATGCGATCAAAAAATATTTTGAAACGGCTAAAAAACAGCCTTGGTACAATAATACCATCTTTGTTTTCACAGGAGATCATACTAATCAGGTGTATTATCCGGAATATGAAAGAGCAATGAACCGCTATGCCGTTCCGCTGGTTTTTTATTCTCCGAATCCTGAATATCAGTTAAAAGGAGTGAGCCAGGATATAGCACAACAGGCAGATATCTATCCTACATTAGCAGATCTTATTGGATACAACAAACCCATCAGAAGCTGGGGCAGAAGTTTGGTAAGTGATAAAAAATATCCTTTCATTGTAGTGAATTCAGATGGAAGTACAGACCAGTTCATGATTGGAAACTATATTTACCGTTTTGATGGAAAAGAAATCATCGGAGTGTATAATCAATCTGATTTAAGCCTTGAAAAGAATCTGATTAATGAGGTTAAAAACCCTGAAGTGGAAGCTGGAAAGAAAACTGCGAAAGCCTGGTATCAGGATTATATGGATAGGGTGATTAACAGGAAGCTGTATTAA
- a CDS encoding glycosyltransferase family 87 protein codes for MKKCIAYTLRLTGDYKIIFTLYIVVAAVTALVNYLSGPQSYNNYLLYKYVFVNTQEQKNLFLQYPSLFFDSNHYGVFLSAVIAPFAILQDGVGMIAWNIGNAVVFLFALYKLPFSDKEKSYFAWLCLQEFITASLYYQFNVALTGLLILSAIYIYERKEVKSVSAIVILFFVKIYGIVGLTQFPFVKNKFRFIISGLIVGGICFVIPMIYSSPEFVIQSYYDWFHSLVDKNTENQILGNKQDISLMGVFRRISGDSSISNLVFLAFGIPLFAVPYIRIRQYQYYTFRLMILSSALLFLVLFSSGSESPTYIITVAGVMIWFFLQKEKTPFLIGLLVLVIIFTCFSTSDLFPASIKKNYIIKYSLKAVPCIIIWFRVVYELLTKDFENDYSF; via the coding sequence ATGAAAAAGTGCATAGCTTATACTCTCAGGCTGACAGGTGATTACAAAATTATTTTTACCCTATATATTGTTGTGGCTGCGGTGACGGCATTAGTCAATTATTTGAGTGGTCCTCAATCTTACAACAATTATTTGCTGTATAAATATGTTTTTGTGAATACACAGGAGCAGAAAAATCTTTTTTTGCAATATCCCAGTCTTTTTTTTGACAGTAATCATTACGGAGTCTTTCTCAGTGCGGTTATTGCTCCTTTTGCCATACTGCAGGATGGAGTGGGAATGATAGCCTGGAATATAGGGAATGCTGTTGTATTTCTCTTTGCATTGTATAAGCTGCCTTTTTCCGATAAGGAAAAATCTTATTTTGCATGGCTGTGTTTACAGGAGTTTATAACTGCTTCCTTGTACTATCAATTCAATGTGGCGTTAACAGGACTTTTGATACTTTCTGCAATTTATATTTATGAAAGAAAAGAAGTTAAATCCGTTAGTGCTATTGTGATCCTGTTTTTTGTTAAGATTTATGGGATCGTAGGCCTTACTCAGTTTCCGTTTGTTAAAAATAAATTTAGGTTTATTATTTCAGGGCTTATAGTTGGAGGAATATGCTTTGTGATTCCTATGATCTATTCAAGCCCTGAATTTGTTATTCAGAGTTATTATGACTGGTTTCATTCTCTAGTTGACAAAAACACGGAAAACCAAATACTGGGAAATAAACAGGATATCTCATTAATGGGTGTTTTCAGGAGAATTTCAGGGGATTCTTCTATTTCAAATCTTGTGTTCTTAGCTTTTGGAATACCTCTATTTGCGGTACCGTATATCAGGATCAGACAATATCAATATTATACTTTCCGTCTGATGATTCTCAGTTCAGCTTTATTATTTTTGGTATTGTTTAGCTCAGGTTCTGAATCTCCTACTTATATTATTACTGTAGCAGGGGTGATGATCTGGTTTTTTCTTCAAAAAGAAAAGACTCCTTTTCTGATTGGATTATTGGTTTTGGTTATCATTTTTACCTGCTTTTCAACATCGGATTTGTTTCCGGCATCCATTAAAAAGAATTATATCATCAAATATTCTTTAAAAGCTGTACCCTGTATTATAATATGGTTTAGGGTAGTCTACGAGTTGCTGACTAAAGATTTTGAAAATGATTACAGTTTTTAA
- a CDS encoding DUF2007 domain-containing protein produces the protein MSELVRFKFYETALEANRDKQILAENGINSFIANEQLIQSDWLLSQAVGGIQLQVFEDDQEKAQQILQDYKENEQYSLEVEHTIEDPEFDFVCPKCGSNHIYRDDSATSFFGISFLTSHKFKCYYCGNEFTH, from the coding sequence ATGTCTGAACTGGTTCGTTTTAAATTTTATGAAACTGCCCTGGAAGCCAACAGGGACAAGCAGATACTGGCCGAAAATGGCATCAACAGTTTCATTGCAAATGAGCAACTGATCCAGTCGGATTGGCTTTTGTCGCAGGCAGTAGGAGGCATACAGCTTCAGGTATTTGAGGATGACCAGGAAAAAGCTCAGCAAATCCTGCAGGATTATAAAGAGAATGAGCAATATTCATTGGAAGTGGAACACACCATTGAAGATCCTGAGTTTGATTTTGTCTGCCCGAAATGTGGTTCCAATCATATTTACAGGGATGACAGTGCGACCAGTTTCTTTGGGATTTCTTTTCTGACCAGTCATAAATTCAAATGTTATTATTGCGGGAATGAATTCACTCATTAA
- a CDS encoding fumarylacetoacetate hydrolase family protein, whose product MKIICIGRNYSEHAKELGNEIPENPVIFMKPDTAVLKGNDFYIPEFSNDIHYELEVVVKISKGGKYIQKESANKHYEEIGLGIDFTARDLQSELKSKGLPWELAKGFDGSAVVSSFFKKENFSLENLQFSLLKNKDKVQDGNTKDMLFNFDDIIAFASQYFTLRVGDLIFTGTPKGVGKVEENDILEAYLEEEKILDIRIM is encoded by the coding sequence ATGAAAATCATCTGCATAGGAAGAAACTACAGCGAGCATGCGAAAGAATTAGGAAATGAAATTCCTGAGAATCCTGTTATCTTTATGAAGCCGGATACAGCCGTTTTAAAAGGAAATGATTTTTACATTCCTGAATTTTCGAATGATATTCACTACGAGCTTGAAGTGGTAGTAAAAATTTCAAAGGGAGGAAAATATATCCAGAAAGAATCCGCTAATAAACATTATGAAGAAATAGGTCTTGGAATCGATTTTACAGCGAGAGATCTTCAGAGTGAGCTGAAATCAAAAGGACTTCCCTGGGAACTTGCCAAAGGTTTTGACGGTTCTGCTGTGGTAAGCAGTTTCTTCAAAAAAGAAAACTTCAGTCTTGAGAACCTTCAGTTTTCATTATTAAAAAATAAAGACAAGGTTCAGGATGGCAATACGAAAGATATGCTGTTCAACTTTGATGATATTATTGCTTTCGCTTCTCAGTATTTTACGTTAAGAGTGGGTGACCTTATTTTCACAGGAACGCCAAAAGGAGTTGGAAAGGTAGAGGAAAATGACATCCTGGAAGCTTATCTTGAAGAGGAAAAAATACTGGACATCAGAATAATGTAA
- a CDS encoding trigger factor, with translation MKVTAQNHDDVSALLTVTLEKSDYKEKVEKQLINYAKNAQVPGFRKGKVPLSMVKKQYEAGIAFEEINRQVSDALNNYVNENKLRLVGQPIPQPVNELDYNADQLEVAFEVGFEPEFTIDLAKYEAPHYKVEASDKEIGKSIENMQKRFAEQVPQDKITKDSYIALEVSQVVEEDAEGEHHHHPKNLTITAENKEAFKLVKGLKMDGSVKVTKETLAGDEELAKELGFGKEEVEHLHHNELEVKVKDFYSLDLAELNQDLFDKVYGEGNIKSEDELKDKVKTELDEYFQQNADVHFVNKVLEQVTEKEEVKLPESFLVKWLLFSNQNIQSEDQAKEILEAEKNQLRYQIIEGKLMTENEINLDYADVLGQAEQLVKNQLAIYGIHHLGDEEIQKYAVEMLKDQEQVRQISSEVAMAKLKDVILEKASKKETKISHDEFLEELKK, from the coding sequence ATGAAGGTTACCGCACAAAACCATGATGACGTAAGTGCATTGCTTACAGTAACATTGGAAAAATCTGACTACAAAGAAAAAGTAGAGAAGCAGTTGATTAATTATGCTAAAAATGCGCAAGTTCCTGGATTCAGAAAAGGGAAAGTGCCTTTGAGTATGGTTAAAAAACAATATGAAGCAGGTATTGCATTTGAAGAAATCAACAGACAGGTTTCTGATGCATTGAACAACTATGTTAATGAAAACAAATTAAGATTAGTTGGTCAGCCTATTCCTCAGCCAGTAAACGAACTAGATTACAACGCTGATCAATTAGAAGTTGCTTTCGAAGTAGGATTTGAGCCTGAATTCACTATAGATTTAGCTAAATATGAAGCTCCTCACTACAAAGTAGAAGCTTCTGATAAAGAAATCGGTAAGAGCATTGAAAACATGCAGAAGCGTTTCGCTGAGCAGGTTCCTCAAGATAAAATCACTAAAGATTCTTACATTGCTTTAGAAGTTTCTCAGGTTGTGGAAGAAGATGCTGAAGGAGAGCACCACCACCACCCAAAAAACCTTACCATTACTGCTGAAAACAAAGAAGCTTTCAAATTGGTAAAAGGGTTGAAAATGGACGGATCTGTAAAAGTTACGAAAGAAACTCTTGCAGGTGATGAAGAATTAGCTAAAGAATTAGGATTCGGCAAAGAAGAAGTTGAGCACCTACACCACAATGAACTAGAAGTAAAAGTAAAAGATTTCTATTCATTAGATTTAGCTGAGCTTAACCAGGATCTATTCGACAAAGTATACGGAGAAGGAAACATCAAGTCTGAAGATGAGCTTAAAGATAAAGTGAAAACTGAATTAGACGAGTACTTCCAACAGAATGCTGATGTTCACTTCGTGAATAAAGTATTGGAACAAGTAACTGAGAAAGAAGAAGTAAAACTTCCTGAATCTTTCCTAGTGAAGTGGTTGTTATTCTCTAACCAGAACATCCAGTCTGAAGATCAGGCTAAAGAAATTCTTGAAGCTGAGAAAAACCAATTGAGATACCAGATCATCGAAGGTAAATTGATGACTGAGAACGAAATCAACCTTGACTATGCTGATGTATTAGGCCAGGCTGAGCAGTTGGTGAAAAACCAATTAGCAATCTACGGAATCCACCACTTAGGGGATGAAGAAATTCAAAAATATGCTGTTGAAATGTTGAAAGACCAAGAGCAGGTAAGACAAATTTCTTCTGAAGTTGCTATGGCTAAACTGAAAGATGTAATTCTTGAAAAAGCAAGCAAAAAAGAAACTAAAATTTCTCACGACGAATTTTTAGAAGAACTTAAGAAATAA
- a CDS encoding universal stress protein, giving the protein MINIVLPVDFGDKTDQLVDGAIKFAKQLNGRIYLIHVAPSDIGFAIGDMGFQYFPEVEANEIREELVQLNKIEQRIIGHDIDCEHLLKQGLAKDIILEHAKAKNADYIVMGSHGRSGIYDVFVGSLTKGITKSSSIPVLVLPIHD; this is encoded by the coding sequence ATGATAAACATTGTATTACCCGTAGATTTTGGGGACAAGACAGACCAATTGGTAGACGGTGCCATAAAATTTGCAAAACAGCTTAACGGCAGAATTTACCTGATCCACGTAGCACCATCAGATATCGGCTTTGCCATTGGTGATATGGGATTTCAATATTTCCCTGAAGTGGAAGCCAACGAAATCAGAGAAGAGCTGGTGCAGCTTAATAAAATTGAGCAAAGAATCATCGGCCATGATATCGACTGTGAGCACCTGTTAAAACAGGGACTTGCCAAAGATATTATTCTGGAACATGCAAAGGCAAAAAATGCAGATTATATTGTGATGGGATCACATGGCAGAAGCGGAATTTATGATGTATTCGTGGGAAGCTTAACAAAAGGAATTACGAAAAGTTCAAGTATTCCTGTGCTGGTACTTCCAATTCACGACTAA
- a CDS encoding DUF3109 family protein, whose product MIQIDDKLISEEIFSEEFVCNLTKCKGACCVEGDVGAPLDKNELEILDRIFDQIKPYLTQEGIKALEEQGTWTTDPHDGMYVTPMVENRECAYVTFDEKGITKCGIEKAYEDGAVDWQKPISCHLYPIRVTEYSAFTALNYHEWNVCSDACTLGKELQVPVYKFLKTPLIRKYGEEFYTVLSEAAGEWKKEYGS is encoded by the coding sequence ATGATTCAGATAGACGATAAATTGATTTCAGAGGAAATTTTTTCCGAAGAATTTGTTTGCAACCTTACGAAATGTAAAGGTGCATGTTGTGTGGAAGGAGATGTGGGAGCTCCGTTAGATAAAAACGAGCTTGAGATATTGGACCGTATTTTTGATCAAATAAAACCTTACCTTACCCAAGAGGGAATTAAAGCCCTTGAAGAGCAGGGAACATGGACTACTGATCCACACGACGGAATGTATGTTACTCCAATGGTGGAGAACCGCGAATGTGCCTATGTAACTTTCGATGAAAAAGGGATTACCAAATGTGGTATTGAAAAAGCGTACGAAGATGGTGCCGTGGACTGGCAAAAACCTATCTCCTGCCACCTTTACCCAATCCGTGTTACAGAATATTCAGCGTTTACCGCATTGAATTATCACGAATGGAATGTATGCAGCGATGCATGTACACTCGGAAAAGAACTTCAGGTTCCTGTTTATAAGTTTTTAAAAACTCCATTGATCAGAAAATATGGCGAAGAATTCTACACGGTTCTGAGCGAAGCTGCTGGCGAATGGAAAAAAGAATACGGTTCTTAA
- a CDS encoding CDP-alcohol phosphatidyltransferase family protein gives MDFIKNNLANALTLANLFAGCVGAIHLILGDYQTTAICLVLSSIFDFFDGFVARAVKSNSNLGLQLDSLADMVSFGVIPGLTMYKALEPFGAELLGIHFPFEIKYLGLIVTVFSCLRLAIFNLDEEQRYYFKGLNTPTNTVLLFGLYYAFKETGAFSFLFDNELLLILLTLITSWLLISPIKMMAMKFKSKQLKDNYPKVVLLVGGIAILAIFQVVGIPMLVIYYILVSLIFQGQLK, from the coding sequence ATGGATTTTATAAAGAATAATCTGGCCAATGCCTTAACCCTGGCTAACTTATTTGCAGGTTGTGTAGGGGCAATACATTTAATTTTAGGAGATTATCAGACTACGGCAATCTGCCTTGTTCTCTCTTCAATTTTTGATTTCTTTGACGGCTTTGTAGCCAGAGCTGTAAAATCAAACTCCAATTTGGGGCTTCAACTGGATTCTCTTGCAGATATGGTGAGCTTTGGGGTAATTCCTGGGCTTACGATGTATAAAGCACTTGAACCTTTTGGGGCAGAGCTGCTGGGAATTCACTTTCCGTTTGAAATCAAGTATCTGGGATTAATCGTTACCGTATTTTCCTGCCTGAGACTTGCGATCTTCAATCTTGATGAAGAGCAGCGTTATTATTTCAAAGGATTGAATACCCCTACAAACACCGTTTTATTGTTCGGTCTTTATTATGCCTTTAAAGAAACCGGGGCTTTCAGCTTTTTGTTTGATAATGAATTGCTGTTGATTCTGCTCACTCTTATTACCTCATGGCTGCTGATCAGCCCGATCAAGATGATGGCCATGAAGTTCAAATCCAAACAATTAAAAGACAACTATCCTAAAGTAGTATTACTGGTAGGAGGAATTGCTATTCTCGCTATATTTCAGGTAGTAGGAATTCCTATGCTTGTTATTTATTATATATTGGTGTCTCTTATTTTTCAGGGACAGTTAAAATAA
- a CDS encoding DUF535 family protein, which produces MFDIGVKAWNYAKIAFSTEKPQYLRKQQYKSFILSLWEYGDSGYWFTILESDRYREILSYRPRLFLKPFKAYLSTRYDIRRKIKIICDTYDFIYDHNLKKIIHKDDWVICEFPLKNNLPGRLEIGYNDRYRKEGELVFSLVIDHLHGKIASVSFSLERNKKDEWVCKIGCLQGRPAIDGTYVTKEAQKLMYGIRPKSFLIEILQEFCKEFDVKLIMGIGGKYQVQNKKHFIHLPFIHTICFSYDNFWKEIGGRNTGIGWYILPLETSRKNMDDIKSEKRASYKKRYALMDFVKESLCIYLR; this is translated from the coding sequence ATGTTTGATATTGGTGTAAAAGCGTGGAATTACGCAAAAATAGCTTTCAGTACAGAAAAGCCCCAATATTTACGTAAACAGCAATACAAAAGTTTTATTTTATCCCTATGGGAATATGGAGATTCGGGGTATTGGTTCACTATTTTAGAAAGTGACCGATACAGGGAAATTCTTTCCTACAGACCGCGGCTTTTCCTGAAACCTTTTAAGGCTTACCTTTCCACCCGGTATGATATCAGAAGGAAAATCAAAATTATCTGTGATACTTATGATTTTATTTATGATCATAATCTTAAAAAGATTATCCATAAGGACGATTGGGTGATCTGTGAATTTCCTTTAAAAAATAATTTACCGGGAAGGCTGGAAATTGGATATAACGACCGCTACAGAAAAGAAGGTGAATTGGTTTTTTCTTTAGTTATTGATCATCTCCATGGTAAAATAGCTTCGGTTTCCTTTTCATTGGAAAGAAATAAAAAGGATGAGTGGGTGTGCAAAATCGGCTGCCTGCAGGGCCGGCCTGCAATTGATGGGACGTATGTTACAAAAGAAGCTCAAAAACTCATGTACGGAATAAGGCCTAAGTCTTTTTTGATAGAGATCCTGCAGGAGTTTTGTAAAGAATTTGATGTGAAATTAATTATGGGAATTGGTGGAAAGTATCAGGTACAGAACAAGAAACATTTTATCCATCTTCCGTTTATCCACACCATCTGTTTTTCGTATGATAATTTTTGGAAAGAAATTGGGGGACGGAATACTGGAATAGGTTGGTATATATTGCCATTGGAAACCTCCAGAAAAAATATGGATGATATCAAATCAGAGAAAAGAGCATCCTACAAAAAAAGATATGCCCTGATGGACTTTGTAAAAGAAAGCTTATGTATTTATTTGAGATAA
- a CDS encoding DUF6341 family protein, producing the protein MTSFFLFLSKVFKWTFGFFDTFGNVLNWILFAVCCVLFTYWCYVLVVTLGGDKDKDYYSPTEGKNPYYDPNIYKKEG; encoded by the coding sequence ATGACGTCTTTCTTTCTATTCTTAAGTAAAGTTTTCAAATGGACTTTCGGTTTCTTTGATACTTTCGGTAATGTTTTAAACTGGATTTTATTTGCAGTTTGCTGTGTATTATTTACTTATTGGTGCTATGTACTTGTAGTAACATTAGGTGGAGACAAAGATAAAGACTATTATTCTCCAACGGAAGGTAAGAATCCTTACTACGATCCGAATATCTACAAAAAAGAAGGTTAA
- a CDS encoding 3'-5' exonuclease — MNLKLHKPLCIFDLETTGTNIGKDRIVEICILKVNPDASRESKTWRVNPEMSIPKESSEIHGIYDEDVKDAPTFRDIASKIMEMITGTDLGGFNSNRFDVPLLAEELLRVGMDFDLSKFRLVDAQTIFHKKEPRNLGAAYQFYCGKTLENAHSAEADVMATFEVLDAQVGKYDDIPNEIAPLSEFTFHNKNADLAGFIGYNEKMEEVFNFGKYKGQGVKAVFQKDLGYFGWLQNADFPLYTKKVFTKIQLSSRF; from the coding sequence ATGAATTTAAAACTCCATAAACCACTTTGTATTTTTGACCTGGAAACCACAGGAACAAACATCGGAAAAGACAGAATCGTTGAAATCTGTATTTTAAAAGTAAATCCGGATGCCTCCAGAGAAAGCAAAACATGGCGTGTAAATCCGGAAATGTCTATTCCAAAAGAAAGCAGTGAAATCCACGGAATTTATGATGAAGATGTAAAAGATGCTCCTACCTTCAGAGATATTGCTTCTAAAATTATGGAAATGATTACCGGAACTGATTTGGGAGGATTTAATTCCAACAGATTTGATGTTCCTCTTTTGGCAGAAGAACTTTTAAGAGTAGGAATGGATTTTGATCTGAGTAAGTTCAGATTGGTAGATGCACAGACTATTTTTCACAAGAAAGAACCTAGAAACTTAGGAGCTGCTTATCAGTTTTACTGTGGAAAAACATTGGAAAATGCCCATTCTGCAGAAGCTGATGTTATGGCAACATTTGAAGTTCTGGATGCTCAGGTGGGAAAATACGATGATATTCCGAATGAAATAGCACCGCTAAGTGAATTCACATTCCATAACAAGAATGCGGATCTTGCCGGATTCATCGGATATAATGAAAAAATGGAAGAAGTTTTCAACTTTGGGAAATACAAAGGACAAGGAGTGAAAGCCGTGTTCCAAAAAGATTTAGGGTATTTCGGATGGCTTCAGAATGCTGACTTTCCGTTGTATACCAAGAAGGTTTTCACTAAGATTCAACTTTCAAGCAGATTTTAA
- a CDS encoding DUF6427 family protein, translated as MFKLLSKESNIFSIPVYIGFLLLVVIIFNILNFNTYEAIIAGITFLGIALGYFCFHSIALNYQTHLPLFLYTFFIFGLYPGNLDIGIAVSLLTNSFLILLLTSADEDIRKKSYVLVGAIVALNFIFLPTTWPMAVFVIIHVIATSAKIGLNLFRFLLGIVLITFSYFSVMYFVQFTSWNIDYFPFGKMKPVTDYTELLPLIPVVLMLIYAVYDHFKNYNKKSPISRYKYTFLLVFSVAQLVSIILYMNKSYEYLLLLAFPSSIILSRMMRFLPKYWMREASVWLIIISLLTFKAGTVFDLF; from the coding sequence ATGTTTAAATTACTTTCAAAAGAAAGCAATATTTTTTCAATTCCTGTTTATATTGGTTTTCTTCTTTTAGTAGTCATAATATTTAACATACTGAATTTCAACACTTACGAAGCTATAATTGCCGGAATAACTTTTCTGGGAATTGCTTTGGGATATTTTTGTTTTCACAGTATTGCCCTTAATTATCAGACCCATCTGCCTTTATTTCTGTATACATTTTTCATTTTTGGGTTGTACCCCGGAAATCTGGATATAGGAATCGCTGTCTCGCTGCTTACGAACTCGTTTCTTATCCTGCTTCTGACCAGCGCAGATGAAGATATCAGGAAGAAATCCTACGTATTGGTAGGGGCTATTGTAGCACTGAATTTTATTTTTCTTCCTACGACATGGCCGATGGCTGTTTTTGTGATTATCCACGTCATTGCAACCTCCGCCAAAATCGGGTTGAATCTTTTCAGATTTCTTTTAGGAATTGTTCTGATTACGTTCAGTTATTTTTCTGTCATGTATTTCGTTCAGTTCACCTCATGGAATATCGATTATTTCCCATTTGGAAAAATGAAGCCGGTAACAGATTACACAGAGCTTTTACCATTGATTCCTGTGGTTCTGATGCTTATCTATGCGGTATATGACCACTTTAAAAACTATAACAAGAAAAGTCCGATAAGCAGATATAAATATACTTTCCTGCTGGTCTTTTCTGTAGCGCAGCTTGTTTCCATCATTTTATATATGAATAAAAGCTATGAATATCTGCTGCTTCTGGCATTTCCTTCAAGTATTATTCTGAGCAGAATGATGAGATTTTTACCCAAATACTGGATGCGGGAAGCCAGTGTATGGCTTATTATTATTAGCTTACTGACCTTTAAAGCAGGTACAGTTTTTGATTTATTTTAG